A single region of the Salvia splendens isolate huo1 chromosome 18, SspV2, whole genome shotgun sequence genome encodes:
- the LOC121775889 gene encoding RGG repeats nuclear RNA binding protein A-like: protein MATLNPFDLLGDDTEDPSLLAAQQPKIEPKKATVTSAKQPPQPKLPSKPLPPAQAVREAKSESARGGRGYSRGRGGAGGGYNRDFGSNGNSYGNREVSAPQGAPDQGDGKPYERRGGYGAPRGSFRGGRRGGYSNGEAGEEVERPRRTFERRSGTGRGNEMKREGSGRGNWGAPEDELAPLTEEVVNGEEKNLNVEKPLVEVNAAVDGEKEAAKDENEEKEAEDKEMTLEEYEKLLEEKRKAMMALKTEERKVDGKEFASMQQLADKKANDDIFIKLGSEKDKKKDLAEKEERAKKSVSINEFLKPAEGERYYSPGGRGRGRGRGPRGGGYVGSSDRSGFQAPAIEDPGQFPTLGGK, encoded by the exons ATGGCCACACTAAACCCATTTGATTTGCTGGGCGATGATACGGAGGACCCCTCCCTGCTTGCTGCTCAGCAGCCGAAGATCGAGCCGAAAAAAGCCACTGTAACATCGGCCAAGCAGCCGCCGCAGCCCAAGCTCCCCTCTAAGCCACTACCCCCGGCTCAGGCTG TTAGAGAGGCCAAATCGGAATCTGCACGAGGTGGTCGTGGCTATAGCCGTGGTCGTGGTGGTGCTGGTGGAGGATACAACAGAGACTTTGGAAGCAATGGAAACTCATATGGCAATAGGGAAGTCTCTGCCCCTCAGGGTGCACCTGACCAGGGTGATGGAAAGCCTTATGAAAGACGGGGTGGCTATGGAGCACCTCGTGGTTCATTCCGTGGTGGCCGTAGAGGCGGTTACAGCAATGGAGAAGCTGGAGAAGAAGTGGAGCGCCCTCGTAGGACATTTGAACGCCGGAGTGGAACTGGACGTGG AAATGAGATGAAACGGGAAGGATCTGGTCGTGGAAACTGGGGAGCACCTGAAGATGAACTTGCACC ATTGACTGAGGAAGTTGTCAATGGAGAGGAGAAAAACCTGAATGTGGAGAAGCCTCTTGTGGAGGTAAATGCTGCAGTAGATGGTGAAAAGGAAGCTGCTAAAGATGAAAATGAAGAGAAGGAGGCTGAGGATAAG GAGATGACATTGGAAGAATATGAGAAGCTTCTGGAGGAGAAAAGGAAGGCTATGATGGCTCTTAAAACTGAAGAAAGAAAGGTTGATGGAAAAGAGTTTGCCTCTATGCAACAACTTGCAGACAAGAAAGCTAACGATGATATCTTCATAAAATTG GGTTCCGAGAAGGATAAAAAGAAAGATTTAGctgagaaagaagaaagagcTAAAAAG TCTGTCAGCATCAATGAATTCTTGAAGCCTGCTGAGGGTGAGAGGTACTACAGCCCTGGTGGCCGTGGGAGAGGCCGGGGCCGTGGACCAAGAGGAGGAGGCTATGTTGGATCCAGTGACAGGAGCGGTTTCCAAGCACCGGCCATTGAAGACCCTGGGCAGTTCCCAACTTTAGGTGGCAAATGA